A genomic segment from Triticum dicoccoides isolate Atlit2015 ecotype Zavitan chromosome 1A, WEW_v2.0, whole genome shotgun sequence encodes:
- the LOC119285782 gene encoding transcription factor bHLH112-like produces the protein MAEEWWGSARTGGDALSACSATPAGSEISGTSGMSSGPAGLPDSAAAASPFFLADPQMDWTQSFMAGKVGAAANAPTSFNALLHLQGDASRQFLLDQAEHPPPVLPTPYTDGASHQGPVYADGLYGSSLASSYGDTPAAATTKPFSQQHHQFPDFFSSTGLFGAPAPIQRSPQPLLQALEPKLLKSRTEPAAQDACSSSSATRRSSAAPPAAKKPRTETPSPMPTFKVRKEKLGDRVTALQQLVSPFGKTDTASVLHEAIGYIKFLHDQVASLSSPYFIRCSGGPVQLQHKQGSDGDAGEAKEDLRSRGLCLVPVASTYTMASETAAPEFWHPTFGGTFH, from the exons ATGGCGGAGGAGTGGTGGGGCTCCGCGCGGACCGGCGGCGACGCGCTCTCGGCGTGCTCCGCGACCCCTGCCGGGTCCGAGATCAGCGGGACTTCCGGGATGAGTTCGGGGCCTGCCGGTTTGCCGGACTCCGCGGCCGCTGCATCGCCGTTCTTCCTCGCCGATCCGCAGATGGATTGGACGCAATCCTTCAT GGCCGGGAAAGTAGGAGCGGCGGCCAACGCTCCGACGAGCTTCAACGCGTTGCTCCACCTGCAAGGCGACGCGAGCCGCCAGTTCCTGCTCGATCAGGCGGAGCATCCGCCTCCCGTTCTGCCTACCCCCTACACCGACGGCGCGTCGCATCAGGGGCCCGTGTACGCGGACGGCCTGTACGGCTCCAGCTTGGCCAGTAGCTACGGTGACACGCCGGCCGCCGCGACGACGAAGCCGTTTTCGCAGCAGCACCACCAGTTCCCAGATTTCTTCAGCTCGACGGGGCTCTTTGGCGCGCCGGCCCCGATCCAGAGGTCACCGCAGCCTCTCCTGCAGGCTCTAGAGCCCAAACTCCTCAAG TCCAGAACTGAACCTGCGGCCCAGGACGCCTGCTCGTCGTCATCGGCGACAAGAAGGAGCAGCGCCGCCCCTCCGGCGGCGAAGAAGCCTCGGACCGAGACGCCGTCGCCGATGCCGACTTTCAAG GTGAGGAAAGAGAAGCTCGGGGACAGAGTCACCGCGCTCCAGCAGCTGGTCTCGCCTTTTGGAAAG ACGGATACGGCATCGGTTCTCCACGAGGCCATCGGATACATCAAGTTCCTTCACGATCAAGTTGCC TCTCTCAGCTCTCCCTACTTCATCAGGTGCAGTGGCGGTCCGGTGCAGCTCCAGCACAAACAG GGTTCGGATGGTGACGCCGGCGAGGCGAAGGAGGACCTGCGGAGCCGTGGCCTGTGCCTTGTCCCGGTGGCGAGCACTTACACGATGGCCAGCGAGACGGCGGCACCGGAGTTCTGGCACCCCACCTTCGGAGGCACGTTTCATTGA